GGCAAAGGCTTCGGGTAATATTTCTTCTATGATTTCCTTTTCTTCGTTTTCGTTTTTGGCTTGGGCTAGTTTTTCTTGAAATTCTTGGGTTTTTCCTCTCAGTTCGTCGTCGGAGAGTTTTTGAATATCTTCTTCGTAAAGATTAACTTCGGTGACAATGGGTTGCAGTTTTTTAAGTTTACGCTCGTTGGGATCGCCAAGTAATTTTTTCAGGAACATAGTTGGGTGAGGGTTAATTTATAAGTGAGTTTATTATTTTATTTCTGATATTTATGTTATCATTGCCATTTCTTTATTGTTAGGTGGTAATACGCTCAGGTTAAGTGTTTTGGCGAAGTTGTGCTTGTTAAGTCTCGCAATGTTGTTCCTCTTGTCCTTGATGAGTAGTTTTTACCCAATTTAGTTTTTTCGGTCGAACGGCAACGCGAGCGGTCATACTGGGAATAATTAGTAACCAATGCAGCATATAAATAGTGCCACGGAGGGTTTGTCGGATGGCGGTATTGATACTAGGGGTATCGCTGGTGGTTTGTACTCCTCGCAACATTCCCCAAATTGAGAGAGTAAACATCATCGCAGTAGCGGGAAAATAAAGGGGGGGATTTTGCCTAACTATGACCATGAGAAAGTCGGGAATAGCAGCGGTGGGAAGAATGTATTGGAAGAGAAGAAAGGCACTTAAATCGAGGGTTTTTTTAAAGCCCATGGGGTTACGAATGATCCAACGCCAATAGTCGAGGTAGCGTTGATAGCCTCCTTCTGCCCAACGGTTTCTTTGATGCCAAAGCGCGATCGCGCTAGTGACTCCTTCTTCTTGCACACTGGGATGAGAGAGAAACCCAATCTCCCATTGATCTAAGTGTAGGCGAATGGTTAAGTCTAAGTCATCAGTAATGGTTTGTTCATTCCATTTCCCACAACTGGCAAGGGCGCGACGGCGGACAAATTGACCGTTTCCTCGCAGTTCGCCAATTCCCCCTAAACTAACGCGATGTTGCTGGAAATAACTATCTAATGCCATTTCCGCAGCTTGTCCTTTTGTCCAGAAGTTTAATCCTGCATTGGCAATACTTTTTCGTACTTGTACTGCCCCCATACTAGCTTGTTGGAAAAAGGGAACAACGTGGCGCAAAAGATCTTCTGGAATTTGAGCATCAGCATCAAAGACAGCTATAATTTCCCCTTGACTGAGGCTAAGGGCTTGGTTTAATGCCCCTGATTTTCCTCCTGTGGCGTTGGCGGGTCGATGTAAAATTCTTAATTGTTTATAGGACTGGGCAAGTTGATCTAATAAAGCAGGGGTTTGATCAGTGCTGTGGTCGTCAATAATCCAAATTTCATATTTATCTTGGGGATAGTCCAAATGACATAGGCTTTCCACTAATTCGGTAATGACTGCTTCTTCATTTTTGGCGGCGACTAATATGGAAACAGTAGGAGCATTGCCTAGATCTTGTTGTGGTAAGGGCTGAGGCGAAGGAGTGGGAGAACTCCAGATAATACGAGCAACTTGTATACTAAATAGTATGGTTACTCCTAAAACTAACCATGATCCCCAAGCTAGCAAGTGCAGGGCAATAGTTGTCCCCCAAACCATCATTAGGGTTACTGCGGCTTTCCAGCGTCTGCCACCAATTCCTTGCAGATATAAACTCCAGTCTTCTTCGTCGTTATCTACGTCAGACCAGTCTGATAATAGGGTTTCAATTGGGTTTAACTCTTCGTAAGAATTGTTGTCTGTCCAAGGATTTTGTGGCATATAGGTTTAGGGAGATGATTGACAGGGTAGTTACTCTACCTCTATCTTAACTTTAGATAATAAAACTTAAATTTTAGTAAATTTAGGGTTATATCATAGTTTTTTGCGAGTATAGCTTGTTTTTTTAGGATTAACATCTTGTAAGGTTGGTTAGGAGAAAATGCTAATAGAATGGCAATGGGGCGCGATCGCGCTGTTTAGTGTAGTTTGGGTGGAGTTAGTTCGAGATAGTTATCATTTATTATCTCACTTTTGGAAACCCCTTTATCGCTTGCACAATATTCACCATCGTGTGTTTCGTCCCGACCTCACTGTGATTGATCCAGCGTTGTACCGTCGCTCTCAGTGGCAAAATGATGTCCCTGAACATAGCGTTATGTTGGCGGCAAGTTTGTTACCCTTTTTCCTCACGTCTCACTGGATTGGTCTCACAGGGACGGTTTATACGTTCTTCTTTTTAATTAGCGCGATCGGGCGAGGACTAGGCTGGAGTTATGTTGATGAATTAACCGATATTACCCATCGTCCGGGGGCTTTTACTAAGTTGCCAGGTCGTTGGTTTGTGAATCGTCCTTATCATTGGCGACATCATTTTGATGACCAAAGGGCTTATTATTGTAGTACGTTCACGATTTTAGATAAATTGCTAGGTAATTCAATTTCACTGAAAGGAAAACGAGTGGCGGTAACGGGTGCTTCAGGAACGTTAGGGAAGGGGTTGTTAGAAGCATTGCGCGATCGCGGTGCTAAGGTCACTGCTTTGACTTCCAAATCGGAATCAGTAGTTCTAAAAGATCACAGCGAAGTCAACACCATTACTTGGAAACTGGGTCACGAAGAGGAAATTATCTCTGAGTTAGAAAAGATTGATATTTTAATTCTCAATCATGGGGTGAATGTTTATGGGGAGCGAACTCCAAGCGCGATCGAATGTTCTTATGAGGTTAATGCCTTTTCTAGCTGGCGATTATTAGAGTCGTTTCTAACCACAATTAGAACCAATGAGGATAAAGCCTGTAAGGAAGTTTGGGTAAACACCTCTGAAGCAGAAGTTAGCCCTGCTCTTAGTCCCCTTTATGAGCTTTCTAAACGGACATTGGGAGATTTAGTCACGTTGCGTCGGTTAGATTCTCCTTGTGTAATTCGGAAAATTATTTTGGGGCCATTTAAAAGTAAACTGAATCCTTTTGGCGTGATGTCAGGGTCTTGGGTAGCAAAACAAATTGTTAATTTGGCGGTGCGTGACTTTCGCAATATTGTTGTCACGATTAATCCGTTCACTTATTTAATTTTTCCGTTAAAAGAGTTTTTTGTTTCTCTGTATTTTCGGTTGTTTTCGTCTAAAACATAACGGAAAATCGAAGAAGGAACAGGGAACAAGGAATAGTAGGATAGTGGTTGGTTTTAAGACTTTGTAATATTCACAATGAGGTAACTTCACTTTTATCGCAAATGTGGATATTTTATAGAAATGAAATAGAATGGTTACTAACGAACAAGCCCTCACCAGTGTAGCGATTTCTCAAAACCTTACCACTACCCTTTGTTCAATTGAACTATTTAGGTTTGATGAAACAAGAAAAATAATTTATATTTTGGCAGTAACCAGTTTAGATGAAGAATTGGAAATCATAATTGACGAATTTGGAGAATTAGATCGACCATGACTGACCAACTAGAGCAAATGAGTCGCAAAGAAGTTAGAGACTATCTTCGCCGTAACCCCAATGATGACAATGCTTGGGAGATTTTCTTCCAAAAATTAGATCACTCTCCAAAGCAGAAAATCTCATCATTAGACGAATTTAAACAACTCCTTAAACAGAAGACTAATCCTAATCAAACCAATAATTAATGCGATGAAATTCGTGGCGTGTTAAGTGATGTTAGGGAATTAAATATAAGAAATTCTGATTTCTATTGACTTTAAGTTTAGTCTTTCTAATTAATTAAAATATTTCGAGGCAGGGTAGATGTTTGCGGTAAGGCTTCTTTGTGAAACCACAGCTTAACATCTATTACTTATAATTTTACCACAAAATTCACCTTTTCCGAAAAAAAAGGATAGAAAATAATCTATGGGAACAATCTAGGAATTTGCTAGAGAATGATTGGTCAGTGTTGCCCCAGAAAACTGTAAGATCGACATAACTATCGTGCTGAAAAGAGTAAAAAGGAAGCAAACCGAATGACAGTTGCCAGTACTATTCCTGCCTTTTGCCAAGGGATTCAACATTTTGCAGAGAGTATTCCCGAATTTGAGACTTATGGACAAGAAAGCGCGATCGCGCAAGGAGAGACCAAAATCAGTTCTCCCAGCGATCCCAAAGCCGTTTATCAAACCCTCTTAGGAGCAGAAGCCCTGCGTTACCTCACGCTACAAATCACCGCTTCCAAACAATCAGGACACCCCGGTGGCTTTGCCAGTATTGCTGAAGGAATTGCCGCCTTGATGATGCTAGGGTACAAAAACATTATTACCGAAGTGGGACACCATGCCCCAGGCTTTTATAGTAATGTCTTTTTAGACCGTTCCTTAGAAGACATGGGAATTGAAACCGTGCAACAATTGCGCGATCGATTTCGGGAAACTCATGGACTCTTAGGACACCTTTCAGGACAAATTCCAGGCTTACTGAACCCAGCAGGGCCTCTCGGACAAGGGCAACATTTCGCCATGGCAGCGGCAAGACTCCATCCTGATACTCTCTTTCCTGTAACAATTGGTGATGGGGGAATTGGTGAACCTTATGTCATGTCGAGTATTGCTCATTTCCATACCGCTTACCCCAATGTGACAAACTTCCTTCCTATCCTGGTTTGGAATGGCTACTCCCAAGAACATCACAGCATGGTTTCTACTAAAACCAATGACGAGATGAAACGCTACTTTACAGGAAATGATTTCCAAGAAGTCATCTTAGTAGATGCCAAAGACTATGATGATGCCAACCAAACAGGAGACTATGTAGATAGCAGTCTCTTTTCCTTTAAGCAACGGCTTGCCTTTACCCAAGCTATTTTAGAAAACACCGCTAAAGCTGCTCAATCAGCATTAGATGGTAAATTAACTGTCTTAATTATCAAACAACTCAAAGGAACAGGTGTCCATAAACGTGGCGCAAAATCTCATAACCTTTATCCTGGAGATACTGTCGAAAAAGATTATATTGTTAACGCCTTAAAAGAACGTGCTTTAACCCCTGAGGCTTGGGAATTAGTTCGTAATAACTTTACCCGTGCTGGCGGTGGTTCAGCCTCTAAAACGGTTGTTACAGAAAAAGAAATTCCCCTTCCTGATGTCGGAACTTTGCCTAAAGAAGAATACTCTGTGGGTGGTGAGAAGAAAGTAGCTACTACCGCGATGGGCGCATTAGTGGCTCATGTGGGAAAACAAGACCCTAACTTTATTGTTTCTAACGCCGATGGTAATGCTGCCTCTGGTATTAATAATATCAATCAAGCCCTAAAAATTATCCATCCCACTGCTGATGAGGACTATTTCCAACAACCGCAAGGACAAGTTTATGAACCTCTCAGTGAAGATGCTTGTGCTGGTTTAGCCGCTTCTACTGCTTTAATGGGAGCAAGAAGTTTATGGTGTTCTTATGAATCATTTGCAATTAATGGACTACCAATATGGCAAACCGTTACCCAAGCCATGGCAGAATTACGACGGGCAACCCCTTCTACTATTACCCTATTTACGGCTGGGGCATTAGAACAAGGGCGCAATGGTTGGACACACCAACGCCCAGAAGTGGAAAACTATTTTGCAGGGATGATGCGAAATGGCAATATTTTTCCTCTCTTCCCCTGTGATGCCAATAGTATCCAAGTTTGTTATGAATGGGCTTTAAACACCAAAAATAAAGGGATTACCATTACCGCTTCTAAATCAGGTTTACCGGTTCGCAGTACCTTCCAACAAACGCAAGAAGGATTAGAAAAAGGTGCGTTTATCCTTCAAGAAACCCCCGGTAATCAAATGGTGGTTTTAGCCGTAATTGGTGATATGACATTAATGCCAGCTTTAGAAGCAGCCAACCAGTTAGAAGCCCAAGGCCTTGGTTCAAAAGTGGTTTCTGTCATTAGCCCCCGTCGTCTTTATCGTCCTAGCGATGTGGCAACAGAAAACTGTGCTGAAGCTGATACACAGTTTATTAGTGATGCTGACTTTAATACCCTTTTTCAAGGAGATGCGTTAATTGGGATTACAGGCGGTTCTAGTGCCATGTTAGAGCCGATTATGTTACGTAGCACCTGTCCCCGAGATACCTTAGCTTGGAAGCGAGGAGAAACCGCAGCCAGTGCGAATGATGTGATGGCAATTAATGGCTTAACAGCAGAAAACTTTGTGAAGCGAGCAGTTAGTTTATTAAGCTAATTTCTCAATGGGTGGGCAAGGCCCACCGACAAAAGATTAATCAATGTAACCCATTAATAAACCGGGATCATCAATTTGATTAGAAGCAACTGGACGATTCCCAAAGTTAGAGTATCTTTCTGTAATTTTGAGGGTACTGACCCCAATGGGACGACTTCCAGAAGAGTAGAAATTTCCCACTGTCGGTAATTGGGTAGCAAAAACGGGACGTTCTCCTCCCATCGTACGGAAACTCTCAACAACTTGGAGGTCACTCGCCAAAATTGGACGGTCACCCCCCATAGTACGGTAAGTTCCAAAGACTTTTAACCCTTCAGTACCAACTGGACGATTCCCAATGGTTTTCAGAGCAAGGGATTGTTGGTTACCCGTGGCAGGTTTAGTTTCCTCTTGGGTTTGAGTCGTTTGTGAGGCTTCCTGAGTTGATTGTTCCTCCTCTGCTTCTAGGGTGGCAAATTCTTGGGCTTCTTGTTCACTCATAAATAATTTCCTTAATGGTGTATTCCCTACTTAAACAGTTTTTCAATACTGAGTTTAAACCTTTATGTTTTTTTTGGGTTTGCCTCTATTATAGGAAATTATGGGCATGGCGTACAAATTTGTCCTTTGTCCTTCGTTGTTTGTCCTTCGTTGTTTGCTAGATTACATTTTACATGATTAATTAATTCAAAATGGTAAGTCAACGATTTCAGGATTTGAAGGTTTATCGACTAGCGGAAGACTTGTCAGAAGAAATTTGGAAGATTGTTAGACAGTGGCAACCCTTAGAAAAAGATACTGTCGGAAAACAAATAATTCGCTCTGCCGATAGCATTGGGGCAAATATTGCTGAAGGATTGGGAAGAGGTAGCTTTCAAGACAATAAGCGATTTGTCAAAATAGCAAGAGGGTCGTTATATGAAACTCAACATTGGTTAAGAAGAGCTTACTATCGTCAACTCTTAACTCAAGAACAATTAAATAGATTAAAGCAGCTTGTTGATGAATTAGCCCCAAAATTAAACGCATATCTAAACTCCATTGGTAAATCTAATAACTAATGACCAATGACTAATGACTAATGACTAATGACTAATAGCAAAAGAGACTTTCCCAGTTTTTAACTTGCTTTTGCGCCTCACTGCTTCCTTCATGGGGAAACTGAGGAAGGAAGTCTTTATCACTGGTGGGAATATAGGGCCCTTCTTTCAGTTCAAACATTACCGTATTGGGAGCTAACGCAACAAGCGTATGAAATGTTCCTTCAGCAATCTCAATTCCGTAATTCTCTGATTCCTCGCCTAGTTGTTCTTGATGAGTAATATTTCCTTGATCATCAAATAATAATACTCCTATTTTTCCCTGAAGCATGAGGAAAAATTCAAAGCCATTTTTATTTTCAGGACGGGTGTGGCGGTGTGGTCGAACATAGGTTCCAGGTTGCATAATATTCACAAACCGTTGCACTGTATCGGGCAGTTCATGGAAGTTATAATTCTTTCGCAGGCGTTCACTGTTTATCGCCTCTTTAGCCACAGTATTAATTAGCGATTGATTAAGGAGTTTGATGGCTGATTGGTTCATAGAATTTTCTTAATATTAAATACCTAATTTTTTCAAGTTGATTCTACCAATGTTATTAGTTATTGAGAATTGATTATAAAGGACGAAGGATAAACAACAAAGGAAAAACTTTTTATGTCAACATTTAATCTACAATCTTCTTACAAACCCACGGGAGATCAACCGATCGCGATCGCGCAATTAACCGAATCTTTACAAAAAAATAACCGCTTTCAAACTTTACTCGGTGCAACGGGAACGGGAAAAACATTTACCATTGCTCATGTTATTGAAAAACTGGGAAAACCAACTTTAGTGTTAGCCCATAATAAAACCCTAGCGGCGCAATTATGTAATGAGTTACGAGAATTTTTTCCTAATAATGCTGTAGAGTATTTTATCAGTTATTACGACTATTATCAACCCGAAGCCTATATTCCCGTCTCTGATACTTATATTGAAAAATCGGCTTCTATTAATGATGAAATTGATATGTTGCGACATTCAGCAACGCGATCGCTGTTTGAACGCAAAGATGTCATTGTCGTAGCTTCCATTAGTTGTATTTATGGCTTAGGAATGCCGAAAGAATACTTAAACGCAGCGATTCCACTTCAATTAGGAGAAGAGATCAATCAGCGTCAGTTATTAAGAGATTTAGTCTCTGTTCAATATACTCGCAATGATACCGAATTGGGACGAGGAAAATTTCGTCTCAAAGGAGATGTATTAGAAATTGTTCCTGCTTATGAAGATCGCATTGTTCGCGTAGAATTTTTTGGCGATGAAATTGATAGTTTACGTTATGTTGATCCAACAACGGGAGAAGTTTTACAAAGTTTAGGGGGACTGAATATTTATCCGGCCCGTCACTTTGTTACTCCTGATGATCAATTAGAAATTGCCTGTCAAAATATAGAAGCAGAATTAAAGCAACGATTAGAAGAACTGGAAACAGAAGGAAAACTATTAGAAGCACAACGATTAGAACAAAGAACCAAATATGATTTAGAATTACTGAGAGAAGTGGGATATTGTAACGGAGTTGAAAACTACTCCCGTCATTTAGCAGGAAGAGAAGCAGGTGATCCCCCAGAGTGTTTAGTGGATTATTTTCCTGATGATTGGTTATTAGTTGTTGATGAATCTCATGTAACCGTTCCCCAGTTAAGAGGAATGTATAATGGCGATCAATCGCGGAAAAAAGTTTTAGTTGATCATGGTTTTCGGCTTCCCAGTGCAGCCGATAACCGTCCTTTGAAAGCAGAAGAATTTTGGCAAAAGGTGAATCAATGTATTTTTGTTTCAGCAACTCCTGGGGATTGGGAAATGGAGGAATCAAATGGCAATATTATAGAACAAGTGATTCGTCCAACTGGAGTTTTAGATCCAAAAGTGTTTGTACGTCCCACAGAAGGACAAATTGATGATTTATTAGGAGAAATTCAGCAACGGGCGGAAAAAGAAGAGCGAGTTTTAGTAACTACTTTAACTAAAAAAATGGCTGAAGATTTAACTGAATATTGCCAAGAAAGAGAAATAAGAGTGCGCTACTTACACTCAGAAATTCATTCCATTGAACGTATAGAGATATTACAAGATTTAAGAAAAGGAACGTTTGATGTTTTAATTGGTGTTAATCTTTTAAGAGAAGGGTTAGACTTGCCCGAAGTGTCTTTAGTTGCCATTTTAGATGCAGATAAAGAAGGCTTTTTACGATCAGAACGGTCTTTAATTCAAACCATGGGACGAGCGGCGCGTCATGTGGATGGACAGGTAATTTTGTATGCTGATACCTTAACTGAGAGCATGGAAAGAGCCATTCAGGAAACAGAAAGACGGCGCAAGATTCAAATGGAGTATAATGAGCAAAATGGAATTACCCCACAATCGATTGTAAAAGCCCAAAGTAATTCTATCTTATCCTTTTTGGATATTTCTCGCCGTTTGAATGCCCAACAGCTAGAAATGGTCTATGAGCAAGCGGATGATCTACCATTGGATAAAATTCCGCAATTAGTCGAACAATTGGAAGCCGAGATGAAAGAAGCAGCCCAGAATCTAGAGTTTGAAAAAGCAGCTAATTTGCGCGATCGCGTTAAGAAATTAAGGGAGAAACTTTTAAGAAAGTAACATCTAGCATTTTTGATTTGTTATTCGTTAAATTTCGGAACATAAAGAAACAAACAACGTCAACTTCTACTACAATTAATCGAAGATAACAAGAAAACTGTAATTTAGAAGTGGGCTTTGATAGTCTCCATGATATCAGCCCCTCTAAACATAGCCTTTCATCTTGTCGTTTACAGAAGGAGGTCGAATTGGGGAGAAGGTGTGACCGAAATCGGAAACGTTCCAAGCGACGAGCTATTTATTGTCCGCATCATGGTTGCTACCTAGACAGTGTGAGTCAAAAGTACCCCATTTACGCAGATCGCCCAGAACATTTACAAGAACAAGGGATGACAAAGAAAACAGCAACCCTCGTCCTTGCAACTCGGACGGCGGTTCGGACAAATGTGTGGATAGAAGCCTTTTGGTGTCCTGAGTGTGAAGCGGTAACATGGTATTTAGTAGAAAGAAACAGCGATCGCAGCTTTAAAGTTTCTCCAGTTCCCCGTGGATTATGGGAAAGAATGGAGGGAGCAATTGATCCATTTGGTAATCCCACTGTCAGTGAGTTTACGCGTAAGCAAGCAAAACGGTTAACTGACCGACTGTACAAAGATTATAATAATTAAATAATACTGATCTAGGATTGCTATAGCAGATCACCAAGTAACGAATAACAAAATTAATGTCTTCTGATTATTCTCGCCCTTCTGTAAGTGGCTTATTACAAGATGCAGCGTCTCTATTGCTTTATCAATCAGTGTTAGCTGATGAAATTGGACAAGCGCTTTTGGCACTATTACACCGATTACATCATAATGATCATCGCAATGCTTGCCTCAGTGCTTATGGCGAGTTTTTTAAGCTACTGGCAGATGCTAATCAAACTTGGCAATCTCATTTAGTTAATCGCATTTTATCTGATCAAAATCCATTTTCTCGACAAGTCCAGTTTACTGCTTTAGAAGCATTACCCCCTGCTTTAGTAGAAGCTGCCCAAAATGATCTTTATGCCTTAAAATCTCTCTATAATTTGAGTGGTAAGAGTTTAAGTTTATTAGTCAAAACTGCTTGTCAGTTAAAATACTCCCCCACAGTTTGGGAAAGTAGTTTTCAAGCTGATCATTTTCTCCATAATACGGAAAGATGGCAGTCAGTCTTACCGCAATTGGCGCAATATTATCAAACCTATGGCTGTGGGATTTTCGCTCAATATTATGCCTTTACTTGGCAAAAGGGTGAATTAGTGGGAATTTCTAATCCTGATCCGATTACACTCCATGAAATTGTGGGCTATGATTGGCAAAAGGAAACTTTAGAAAAAAATACAGAGTTTCTCTTAAGGGGATATTCGGCGCTAAATGTTCTCCTTTATGGCAGTCGCGGTTCAGGAAAATCCTCTTTGGTGAAGGGCTTATTAAATCAGTATCGGTTTCAGGGGTTACGGCTGGTAGAAGTTCCTAAGTCGGAATTAAAGGATTTACCGATTATTTTAGAGCAATTGCGAGGGCAACCGCAGAAGTTTATTATCTTTGTGGATGATCTCTCTTTTGAAGAGGATGATGATGCGTTTAAGGCTTTAAAAGTGGTTTTAGAAGGAAGTGTCACAGCGAAAGCCCAAAATGTGGTGGTTTATGCTACCTCCAATCGTCGTCATTTAATCCGTGAATTCTTTGAAGATCGCCCGCGCCCTAGTGATCAAGATGAGGTTCATGCGTGGGATACGGTACAGGAGAAGTTATCCTTCAGCGATCGCTTTGGCTTAACCCTAACCTTTGAACCAGCTAATCAGGAGACTTATTTAAGTATTGTGCATCATTTGGCAGCGTTAGCACAAATTTCGTTGTCAAAAGAAGAATTGGAGTTTCGGGCGAAACAGTGGGCAACTCGCCATAATGGACGTTCTGGGCGCAGTGCGAGACAGTTTATTAATTTTCTACAGGGTGAGTTATCCTCACAGAGATAGATGTAATTTAATCGTTGCATCAACTGATTGCATTAGAGATGGTTCTAATTTTCCAATTTGATTGCCTTGAAGCCGCTGTTTTGAGATGGTTCTAATTTGCTGGGCTTGGACTTTAGAAGGTTTAGGTAAACCACTTTTTTCAGGAGGTAAAAACACTTCAAAGGGATAGATTTTGCTTACTTGTGAAGTTAGGGGCAAAATAGTCACAGTAGCCGCGACTCGATTGTTAATATCATTGCTTACAATCAATACGGGGCAGCGTTTAGCTGATTCTGAACCAATGACAGGATCGAGGGCAGCATAGTAAATTTCACCACGTTTTATCCCCTAACCCATCTCCTGCTGTATTTTCCCATGCTTCATCGAGTTCAGCAGAGGCTTCTTGGTACGCTTTTTCCAGTTCCTGCGTTTTTAATAAGGAGAGTGCTTCCGCAATAACCTGAGAACGAGATTGGCACCGAGTTTTCTGCTGATAATCCTCGATAAAAGCAACCATCTCTGGGGATAAGGAAATAGAAAGTTTTTGCGATTCCATTTTATCCTTCGTCATTTATTGTTTGTAAGCCAATGACTAATAACAATGGCATAGAGTATAGGATGCCTTCTAAAGGATAACATTTGAAGAGTATGATGATGGGTTTAAGGCGTTAAAGTGGTGGTTTATGCTACCTCAAACCGCTTTTTTGGTTAAGATGGAAGTAATATGTTTCGTTTATTGCGAATAAGGGAAACCAAATTTTTATGTCTCTTCCCACAGAATCTATTCCACACCGCTTACCTTCTGAATCGGAAACTCAACTCTCCCAACAAAGTAGCCGTACTTTAGCCGCTCACCTACCCCAGAACGGAACAACACGCACCTTTAAAATCGTGGATGATAACGGGGAAGAAAACGCGATCGAGCTTCCTGCTTCAGCTCTTCATTTGCTCACAGAGATGCTTAGTCAAATGGCTCAAGGGAATGCGGTTACGGTTGTTCCCATTCCTGCTGAACTAACCACCCAAGAAGCTGCCAACCTGCTCAATGTTTCGCGTCCCCATTTGGTGAAACTCCTAGAAGCGGGTGAAATCCCTTTTCACAAGGTGGGCACTCATCGTCGGGTTCGTTTTGAGGA
This window of the Euhalothece natronophila Z-M001 genome carries:
- a CDS encoding phosphoketolase family protein, producing the protein MTVASTIPAFCQGIQHFAESIPEFETYGQESAIAQGETKISSPSDPKAVYQTLLGAEALRYLTLQITASKQSGHPGGFASIAEGIAALMMLGYKNIITEVGHHAPGFYSNVFLDRSLEDMGIETVQQLRDRFRETHGLLGHLSGQIPGLLNPAGPLGQGQHFAMAAARLHPDTLFPVTIGDGGIGEPYVMSSIAHFHTAYPNVTNFLPILVWNGYSQEHHSMVSTKTNDEMKRYFTGNDFQEVILVDAKDYDDANQTGDYVDSSLFSFKQRLAFTQAILENTAKAAQSALDGKLTVLIIKQLKGTGVHKRGAKSHNLYPGDTVEKDYIVNALKERALTPEAWELVRNNFTRAGGGSASKTVVTEKEIPLPDVGTLPKEEYSVGGEKKVATTAMGALVAHVGKQDPNFIVSNADGNAASGINNINQALKIIHPTADEDYFQQPQGQVYEPLSEDACAGLAASTALMGARSLWCSYESFAINGLPIWQTVTQAMAELRRATPSTITLFTAGALEQGRNGWTHQRPEVENYFAGMMRNGNIFPLFPCDANSIQVCYEWALNTKNKGITITASKSGLPVRSTFQQTQEGLEKGAFILQETPGNQMVVLAVIGDMTLMPALEAANQLEAQGLGSKVVSVISPRRLYRPSDVATENCAEADTQFISDADFNTLFQGDALIGITGGSSAMLEPIMLRSTCPRDTLAWKRGETAASANDVMAINGLTAENFVKRAVSLLS
- a CDS encoding glycosyltransferase, encoding MPQNPWTDNNSYEELNPIETLLSDWSDVDNDEEDWSLYLQGIGGRRWKAAVTLMMVWGTTIALHLLAWGSWLVLGVTILFSIQVARIIWSSPTPSPQPLPQQDLGNAPTVSILVAAKNEEAVITELVESLCHLDYPQDKYEIWIIDDHSTDQTPALLDQLAQSYKQLRILHRPANATGGKSGALNQALSLSQGEIIAVFDADAQIPEDLLRHVVPFFQQASMGAVQVRKSIANAGLNFWTKGQAAEMALDSYFQQHRVSLGGIGELRGNGQFVRRRALASCGKWNEQTITDDLDLTIRLHLDQWEIGFLSHPSVQEEGVTSAIALWHQRNRWAEGGYQRYLDYWRWIIRNPMGFKKTLDLSAFLLFQYILPTAAIPDFLMVIVRQNPPLYFPATAMMFTLSIWGMLRGVQTTSDTPSINTAIRQTLRGTIYMLHWLLIIPSMTARVAVRPKKLNWVKTTHQGQEEQHCET
- a CDS encoding DUF6888 family protein, with product MVTNEQALTSVAISQNLTTTLCSIELFRFDETRKIIYILAVTSLDEELEIIIDEFGELDRP
- a CDS encoding DUF6887 family protein, with translation MTDQLEQMSRKEVRDYLRRNPNDDNAWEIFFQKLDHSPKQKISSLDEFKQLLKQKTNPNQTNN
- a CDS encoding WbuC family cupin fold metalloprotein, producing MNQSAIKLLNQSLINTVAKEAINSERLRKNYNFHELPDTVQRFVNIMQPGTYVRPHRHTRPENKNGFEFFLMLQGKIGVLLFDDQGNITHQEQLGEESENYGIEIAEGTFHTLVALAPNTVMFELKEGPYIPTSDKDFLPQFPHEGSSEAQKQVKNWESLFCY
- a CDS encoding bifunctional sterol desaturase/short chain dehydrogenase translates to MLIEWQWGAIALFSVVWVELVRDSYHLLSHFWKPLYRLHNIHHRVFRPDLTVIDPALYRRSQWQNDVPEHSVMLAASLLPFFLTSHWIGLTGTVYTFFFLISAIGRGLGWSYVDELTDITHRPGAFTKLPGRWFVNRPYHWRHHFDDQRAYYCSTFTILDKLLGNSISLKGKRVAVTGASGTLGKGLLEALRDRGAKVTALTSKSESVVLKDHSEVNTITWKLGHEEEIISELEKIDILILNHGVNVYGERTPSAIECSYEVNAFSSWRLLESFLTTIRTNEDKACKEVWVNTSEAEVSPALSPLYELSKRTLGDLVTLRRLDSPCVIRKIILGPFKSKLNPFGVMSGSWVAKQIVNLAVRDFRNIVVTINPFTYLIFPLKEFFVSLYFRLFSSKT
- the uvrB gene encoding excinuclease ABC subunit UvrB; amino-acid sequence: MSTFNLQSSYKPTGDQPIAIAQLTESLQKNNRFQTLLGATGTGKTFTIAHVIEKLGKPTLVLAHNKTLAAQLCNELREFFPNNAVEYFISYYDYYQPEAYIPVSDTYIEKSASINDEIDMLRHSATRSLFERKDVIVVASISCIYGLGMPKEYLNAAIPLQLGEEINQRQLLRDLVSVQYTRNDTELGRGKFRLKGDVLEIVPAYEDRIVRVEFFGDEIDSLRYVDPTTGEVLQSLGGLNIYPARHFVTPDDQLEIACQNIEAELKQRLEELETEGKLLEAQRLEQRTKYDLELLREVGYCNGVENYSRHLAGREAGDPPECLVDYFPDDWLLVVDESHVTVPQLRGMYNGDQSRKKVLVDHGFRLPSAADNRPLKAEEFWQKVNQCIFVSATPGDWEMEESNGNIIEQVIRPTGVLDPKVFVRPTEGQIDDLLGEIQQRAEKEERVLVTTLTKKMAEDLTEYCQEREIRVRYLHSEIHSIERIEILQDLRKGTFDVLIGVNLLREGLDLPEVSLVAILDADKEGFLRSERSLIQTMGRAARHVDGQVILYADTLTESMERAIQETERRRKIQMEYNEQNGITPQSIVKAQSNSILSFLDISRRLNAQQLEMVYEQADDLPLDKIPQLVEQLEAEMKEAAQNLEFEKAANLRDRVKKLREKLLRK
- a CDS encoding four helix bundle protein gives rise to the protein MVSQRFQDLKVYRLAEDLSEEIWKIVRQWQPLEKDTVGKQIIRSADSIGANIAEGLGRGSFQDNKRFVKIARGSLYETQHWLRRAYYRQLLTQEQLNRLKQLVDELAPKLNAYLNSIGKSNN